A region of Mesorhizobium sp. AR02 DNA encodes the following proteins:
- the rbsK gene encoding ribokinase: protein MASGKPVVILGVFVADTAYRADRQPRMGETILGNSFKLGPGGKGSNQAVAAGKLGADTTFLTRLGVDAFADMAKRTWKDAGVKSAVIDTPDSYTGAAYIFVEEGSGNNAIIVSPGAAMLISPTDIEANAALIRGAGVFVTQLEQPIDAAMRALEIARGAGVTTILNPAPAAKLPDRIYTLCDYLTPNETETEELTGLKVSSVDEARAAAGKLLEKGVGTVIVTLGDKGALLHTKVRSEHVPAISAGSVVETTGAGDAFNGGFAAALSRGVEPLQAVRFACAVAGISVTRPGTAPSMPTLQEVEALLARV, encoded by the coding sequence ATGGCCTCCGGCAAGCCTGTCGTCATATTGGGTGTCTTTGTCGCCGACACCGCTTATCGCGCCGATCGCCAGCCGCGCATGGGCGAGACGATCCTCGGCAACTCGTTCAAGCTAGGCCCAGGCGGCAAAGGGTCGAACCAGGCGGTGGCCGCCGGCAAGCTCGGCGCCGACACCACCTTCCTGACCCGGCTTGGCGTCGATGCCTTCGCCGACATGGCCAAGCGGACCTGGAAGGACGCTGGCGTGAAAAGCGCCGTCATCGACACGCCCGACAGCTATACGGGCGCCGCCTACATCTTCGTCGAGGAGGGCAGCGGCAACAACGCCATCATCGTCAGCCCCGGTGCGGCCATGCTGATCTCGCCAACCGATATCGAGGCCAATGCCGCCCTGATTCGTGGCGCCGGCGTCTTCGTCACCCAGCTCGAACAGCCGATCGACGCGGCGATGCGAGCGCTGGAGATCGCACGCGGGGCAGGGGTGACGACCATCCTCAATCCCGCTCCCGCGGCAAAGCTTCCCGACCGCATCTATACGCTCTGCGACTATCTGACGCCCAACGAGACCGAGACGGAGGAATTGACCGGGCTGAAAGTCTCTTCGGTCGATGAGGCGCGCGCCGCCGCCGGCAAGCTGCTAGAAAAGGGCGTCGGCACGGTCATCGTCACGCTCGGCGACAAGGGCGCGCTGCTGCACACCAAGGTACGCTCCGAACATGTCCCCGCCATCAGCGCGGGGTCGGTTGTCGAAACCACCGGCGCGGGGGACGCCTTCAACGGCGGCTTCGCCGCAGCACTTTCGCGGGGCGTGGAGCCGCTGCAAGCGGTGCGCTTTGCCTGCGCCGTTGCTGGCATTTCGGTGACCCGTCCTGGCACCGCGCCGTCGATGCCGACGTTGCAGGAGGTCGAGGCGCTGCTGGCGAGGGTTTGA
- a CDS encoding RbsD/FucU family protein, translating to MLKGINPLLNADVLQALRAMGHGDDLIIADTNFPSDSVAKQTVHGKLLRIDASAAEVVKAVLSLYPLDTFVDDSAARMEIVGKPDEIPPVQKEVQKEIDKAEGKAWPMISVERYAFYERAKQAYCVIQTGERRFYGCFAFRKGVVPPDAE from the coding sequence ATGCTCAAAGGCATCAATCCGCTGCTCAATGCCGACGTGCTGCAGGCATTGCGAGCGATGGGACATGGCGATGACCTGATCATCGCCGACACCAACTTCCCCTCCGATTCGGTGGCGAAGCAGACCGTGCATGGCAAGCTGCTGCGCATCGATGCATCGGCCGCGGAGGTAGTGAAGGCGGTGCTGTCGCTTTATCCCTTGGACACATTCGTCGATGACTCGGCCGCGCGCATGGAAATCGTCGGTAAGCCGGACGAGATTCCGCCGGTGCAGAAGGAAGTGCAAAAGGAGATCGACAAGGCCGAAGGCAAAGCCTGGCCGATGATTTCCGTCGAGCGCTATGCTTTCTACGAGCGCGCCAAGCAGGCCTATTGCGTCATCCAGACCGGCGAACGCCGTTTTTATGGCTGCTTCGCCTTCCGCAAGGGCGTCGTGCCGCCGGATGCGGAGTAG